A genomic segment from Nicotiana sylvestris chromosome 1, ASM39365v2, whole genome shotgun sequence encodes:
- the LOC138869819 gene encoding uncharacterized mitochondrial protein AtMg00860-like, whose translation MWMTSSPNQRKAADHITDLRKFFNQLQRYNMKLNPIKCAFGVPAKTLLWFIVNRRGIELDPSKVKAIQDLPPPKNKNGVMSILGRPNYISRFIAQSTVICEPSFKMLKKDFATSWTEDCQKAFDKIKEYLSIPPILVHQSLVDHCYSTFPY comes from the coding sequence atgtggatgacatcatcacCAAATCAGAGGAAGGCTGCAGATCACATAacagatttgagaaagttctttaacCAGCTACAGAGGTACAATATGAAACTGAACCCTataaaatgtgcctttggagttccTGCCAAAACATTGTTATGGTTCATTGTCAACCGCCGAggaattgagttagacccatcaaagGTCAAGGCTATCCAGGAcctaccaccaccaaagaacaagaatggTGTGATGAGTATCTTGGGACGTCCCAACTATatcagccgcttcatagcacaatcaaCTGTAATATGTGAGCCGAGTTTCAAAATGCTGAAGAAGGATTTCGCAaccagttggaccgaggattgccagaaagcttttgacaaaatcaaagaatacttgTCCATACCACCAATCCTAGTCCACCAGAGCCTGGTAGACCACTGCTACTCTACCTTTCCGTACTAG